A single region of the Nitrospirae bacterium YQR-1 genome encodes:
- a CDS encoding DUF5662 family protein — protein MSESKFKTLRHIETVRNYLNKVISELLDRSEHHDKTKLESPEAEQFEKYTPLLRDTTYGSDKYKKYMGEMSVAIKHHNEHNSHHPEHFINGIHDMTLIDLIEMLCDWKAATLRHNDGDIIRSIDINQQRFGYSNELKNILVNTANWINSQRVFHKAIES, from the coding sequence ATGAGTGAAAGCAAATTTAAAACTCTCCGACACATCGAGACGGTAAGGAACTATCTTAATAAAGTTATTAGTGAACTATTAGACAGATCAGAGCATCACGACAAAACTAAACTAGAATCACCAGAAGCCGAACAATTCGAAAAATATACCCCATTACTTAGAGATACTACATATGGCTCTGATAAATATAAAAAATATATGGGAGAAATGTCTGTAGCAATAAAGCATCATAATGAACATAACAGCCATCATCCTGAACATTTTATAAATGGAATTCATGATATGACCTTAATTGACTTGATAGAAATGTTATGTGATTGGAAAGCAGCAACCCTTAGACATAATGATGGTGATATTATTAGAAGCATAGATATCAACCAACAACGATTTGGATACTCAAATGAATTAAAAAATATATTAGTAAACACTGCAAATTGGATAAATTCGCAAAGAGTTTTTCACAAAGCTATTGAGAGTTAA